From a single Lolium rigidum isolate FL_2022 chromosome 7, APGP_CSIRO_Lrig_0.1, whole genome shotgun sequence genomic region:
- the LOC124678025 gene encoding uncharacterized protein LOC124678025: MADSLRHLFLAGCSFHPTPGLCCLRSLTKLELVMVRTTGDALWSLLSSSPALERLSLNCCSKVSYLKIPCHLQRLSHVEVDECSKLRVIESKAPNLSRFHFLGKLKVQISLGETLQVKNLHMNCTDFGCDTRAELACSMLSKEVINSPNVYSKFLELKSLNITIGELPFGRSFDCSSLVSLFGASLSLETFISHVSNELKQHAMAFGDPSGLWILGTGGGLSPMNKGLVELACHVLRAWLS, from the exons ATGGCAGACTCGCTTCGTCATCTTTTCCTTGCCGGTTGTTCCTTTCATCCTACACCTGGGCTTTGTTGCTTGAGAAGCCTGACAAAATTAGAGCTGGTTATGGTGCGTACTACAGGGGACGCGTTATGGAGCCTTCTTTCCAGTTCTCCAGCTTTAGAACGACTTTCACTTAATTGTTGCAGCAAGGTAAGCTACTTGAAGATACCTTGCCATCTTCAGCGGCTAAGCCACGTGGAGGTGGATGAATGCAGCAAGCTGCGAGTGATAGAGAGCAAAGCTCCAAATCTCTCCAGATTTCACTTTCTAGGTAAGCTCAAGGTACAAATCTCACTTGGAGAAACATTGCAAGTGAAGAACTTGCACATGAACTGTACCGATTTTGGTTGTGATACTCGAGCAGAACTGGCATGCAGCATGCTAAGCAAGGAG GTGATCAATTCACCAAATGTTTATAGTAAATTTCTTGAGCTGAAGTCCTTGAATATTACAATTGGAGAATTGCCCTTCGGTCGGAGCTTTGATTGTTCTTCTCTGGTCTCTTTGTTTGGTGCTTCACTCTCTTTGGAGACCTTCATCTCGCAT GTTTCCAATGAACTCAAGCAGCATGCAATGGCTTTTGGAGATCCTTCGGGGCTGTGGATCTTGGGGACCGGCGGTGGTTTGTCCCCAATGAATAAGGGGCTGGTTGAGTTAGCATGTCATGTGCTCAGAGCCTGGTTAAGCTAA